A stretch of the Lolium perenne isolate Kyuss_39 chromosome 3, Kyuss_2.0, whole genome shotgun sequence genome encodes the following:
- the LOC127339300 gene encoding cyclin-A3-1-like, translating to MEESDDEEESMGFVAGRARLLDAGSEPATAQAAIAPYIEDIDSYMRYLEKLRRPTDYMPVRPGVTASCRAILVDWLVELADEFNFPADTLHLAVSYVDRFLSVGAIVQRELQLLGATAMLLASKYESDMCTHKATDYSYMTDNSYTEQQVLKMETQILHLLKFEMGSPTARTFLRRYLSICPQGDVRKLEFLCSYLADLSLLEYDCTKFRPSIVAAACLFVARFTINPDSRPWNLVLQRRVGYKVSDLRCCILKIHRLQSIRSYPGIKEMAIKDKYSHCELECVSAMGSPREIPEYYLKDIKDLKNTTSKKWKRSRHI from the coding sequence atgGAGGAaagcgacgacgaggaggagagcATGGGCTTTGTGGCCGGCCGCGCCCGCCTGCTAGATGCAGGCTCGGAGCCAGCCACGGCGCAGGCAGCCATCGCGCCCTACATCGAGGACATCGACAGCTACATGCGGTACCTAGAGAAGTTGAGGAGGCCGACGGACTATATGCCGGTGAGGCCGGGAGTTACCGCCTCTTGCAGGGCCATCCTAGTGGATTGGCTCGTGGAACTGGCGGATGAATTCAATTTTCCGGCTGACACGCTTCACCTTGCCGTTTCATACGTGGACCGTTTCCTCTCAGTCGGCGCCATTGTCCAGAGGGAGCTGCAGTTACTGGGCGCAACTGCGATGCTTCTTGCTTCAAAATATGAAAGTGATATGTGCACACATAAGGCGACAGATTATAGTTACATGACTGACAACTCATACACCGAGCAGCAGGTGCTCAAGATGGAGACTCAAATACTGCATTTGCTCAAGTTTGAGATGGGGAGCCCCACTGCAAGAACTTTTCTACGGAGATACCTAAGTATTTGCCCTCAAGGCGATGTAAGAAAGCTGGAGTTCCTGTGTAGCTACCTTGCGGACCTAAGCTTGCTGGAATATGACTGCACAAAGTTCAGGCCATCAATTGTTGCCGCTGCCTGCCTTTTTGTGGCCAGGTTCACAATCAACCCAGATAGCCGTCCTTGGAACCTAGTGCTGCAAAGAAGAGTGGGCTACAAGGTCTCTGATCTCAGGTGTTGCATCTTGAAGATACACCGTCTGCAGTCCATTCGATCGTATCCAGGCATCAAAGAAATGGCCATCAAAGACAAGTATAGTCACTGCGAGCTTGAGTGTGTGTCAGCAATGGGTTCGCCACGAGAAATCCCAGAGTACTACCTCAAGGACATCAAAGACCTCAAAAATACAACCAGTAAAAAGTGGAAGCGCTCTCGCCACATTTAG